A single region of the Arthrobacter sp. V1I7 genome encodes:
- a CDS encoding MFS transporter: MPIGLIALALGGFGIGLTEFVIMGLLPEVAADFRVSEATAGWLISGYALAVVVGALLLTAAVTRIERKPVLAVLMVVFVAGNMVSAIAPDYWTMMAGRIIAALSHGAFFGIGAVVAASMVAPTRKAGAIAIMFTGLTAANVLGVPFGTMLGQAAGWRSTFWAITGIGVLALVGILALVPKTGSGTTDSSASGGLRGELRAFRSGQVWLSILVTILGYGGMFGAFTYIAFTLTEVTGFAAATVPWLLILFGVGLFIGNTVGGKAADKNVDRTLIVVLAVLVGVLAVFALTSGSQPMTIASMVLLGGFGFATVPGLQMRVMKYANSAPTLASGANIGAFNVGNALGAWMGGVTITAGLGYTSPIWAGAVITLLGLGVMLFAAAKARRNDAASVAVGVGSPDQELQRT; encoded by the coding sequence ATGCCTATTGGCCTGATTGCACTCGCCCTCGGCGGGTTCGGGATCGGACTCACCGAGTTCGTCATCATGGGCCTGCTGCCCGAAGTAGCGGCCGACTTCCGGGTCAGCGAGGCTACCGCAGGCTGGCTCATCTCCGGCTACGCGCTCGCCGTCGTCGTCGGAGCGCTGCTCCTGACGGCCGCGGTGACCCGTATCGAGCGAAAACCGGTCCTGGCCGTACTGATGGTGGTCTTCGTAGCAGGAAACATGGTCTCGGCGATCGCGCCCGACTACTGGACCATGATGGCGGGCCGCATCATTGCCGCCCTGTCCCACGGTGCCTTCTTCGGCATCGGAGCTGTGGTCGCGGCCAGCATGGTTGCCCCGACCAGGAAGGCCGGCGCCATCGCCATCATGTTCACCGGGCTGACGGCGGCCAATGTACTGGGCGTCCCGTTCGGCACGATGCTGGGCCAGGCCGCAGGCTGGCGGTCCACGTTCTGGGCCATCACGGGCATCGGCGTGCTCGCGCTGGTCGGCATTCTGGCCCTGGTGCCCAAAACGGGATCGGGCACGACCGACTCTTCTGCCTCCGGCGGACTGCGCGGTGAACTGCGCGCCTTCCGCTCCGGCCAGGTCTGGCTCTCCATCCTGGTCACGATCCTGGGCTACGGCGGCATGTTCGGGGCCTTCACCTACATCGCCTTCACGCTGACCGAGGTCACGGGCTTCGCCGCCGCCACCGTGCCGTGGCTGCTGATCCTGTTCGGCGTGGGCCTCTTTATCGGCAACACCGTCGGCGGAAAGGCCGCAGACAAGAACGTGGACCGCACCCTGATCGTGGTTCTCGCCGTCCTGGTCGGGGTGCTGGCGGTCTTCGCCCTGACGTCGGGCAGCCAGCCGATGACCATCGCGTCCATGGTGCTGCTGGGCGGCTTCGGCTTCGCCACGGTCCCCGGCCTGCAGATGCGGGTGATGAAGTACGCCAACAGCGCCCCAACCCTGGCTTCCGGCGCCAACATCGGCGCCTTCAATGTGGGCAACGCCCTTGGAGCATGGATGGGCGGCGTGACCATCACTGCCGGCCTTGGCTACACCTCGCCGATCTGGGCCGGTGCCGTCATCACCCTGCTGGGCCTTGGCGTGATGCTGTTCGCCGCAGCCAAGGCCAGGCGGAACGACGCCGCTTCAGTCGCCGTCGGCGTGGGCAGCCCCGACCAGGAGCTGCAGCGGACCTAG
- a CDS encoding LacI family DNA-binding transcriptional regulator: MSTVTIKDVAALAGVSPATASRVLSGHPATSSASRARVTAAVEQLDFRPNAQARSLRSTRTNVVGLLVSDVRNPFFADLAHAVEQAALEAGYVILLGNANELEDQQNRFLDTLIDQRVDGVIVAPQGDGSGSIRSLLTRGIPMVFVDRRVDGVDVPSVTTDSRDGIKQAVAHLADQGHRRIGYIAGPQSISTGRERHSAFIAALGTAGLDHDPALTVFGDFQIASGAAATERLLQLDYPPTAILAADSPMAAGSVSKLHERGVRIGQDIALVAFDNIDWFSLLNPPLSVISHSVEDMGRIAVELLVNVIGGEQPASVSLPSELIIRESSSHRFPAPLNPQRNN; this comes from the coding sequence ATGAGCACTGTCACCATCAAGGATGTCGCAGCACTGGCCGGAGTCTCCCCTGCCACAGCATCACGAGTGCTGTCCGGACACCCCGCGACGTCCAGTGCTTCCAGGGCAAGGGTGACCGCCGCCGTCGAGCAGTTGGACTTCCGCCCCAACGCCCAGGCCCGTAGCCTCCGCTCCACAAGAACCAATGTTGTTGGTCTCCTCGTCTCGGACGTGCGCAACCCGTTTTTCGCCGATCTGGCGCACGCAGTAGAGCAGGCGGCTCTTGAAGCGGGGTACGTAATCCTGCTCGGCAACGCCAATGAACTCGAAGACCAGCAGAATCGCTTCCTCGATACGCTCATTGATCAGCGTGTGGACGGTGTGATTGTGGCGCCTCAAGGTGATGGCAGCGGTTCCATCCGTTCGCTTCTCACCCGGGGGATCCCGATGGTTTTTGTGGACCGAAGGGTGGACGGTGTTGATGTCCCCAGCGTCACGACGGACAGCCGCGATGGAATAAAGCAGGCCGTGGCGCACCTTGCGGACCAGGGGCACCGCCGGATCGGCTACATCGCCGGACCGCAATCCATTTCCACCGGCCGGGAGCGCCACAGCGCTTTCATTGCTGCGCTGGGTACGGCGGGACTCGACCACGACCCGGCGCTGACAGTATTCGGGGACTTCCAGATTGCGAGCGGCGCAGCCGCCACTGAGCGGCTGCTTCAGCTCGACTACCCGCCCACGGCCATCCTCGCAGCCGACAGCCCCATGGCTGCTGGTTCCGTCTCCAAATTGCATGAGAGGGGCGTGCGGATCGGCCAGGACATTGCCCTCGTAGCGTTCGACAATATCGATTGGTTTTCTCTGCTCAATCCCCCGTTGAGCGTTATCTCGCACAGCGTTGAAGACATGGGCCGGATTGCCGTCGAACTGTTGGTGAACGTCATCGGCGGCGAACAACCTGCGTCCGTCTCGCTGCCAAGTGAGCTCATCATCCGCGAGTCCTCCTCCCACCGCTTTCCGGCTCCGCTGAACCCCCAGAGGAATAATTGA
- a CDS encoding matrixin family metalloprotease codes for MDGPEFRDRTPRHSRSRTTWRIFRDLAAAAVIAGAAFLAAGLIYGDPRFMGLFEVNRGAGADARTADPNTARPVTGQAGHPPGVPAAAPGIDAPPPGFEEQAEPLGRPETPAGASDSYNFLATNDDGRPVGYSPCRPLHYVVNSELEPEGAERLVEDAIDSISRATGIKFINDGPTTEAPSQSRAPYQKDAYGERWAPLLIAWTTPEQAPQLRGPVIGTGGSTHFSFGDGPRSFVTGSLELDAPQITEDLRRAAGAEYATAVILHELGHVMGLEHVDDPLQLMYPEIGTPDGLADGDLNGLHELGRAQCRKDL; via the coding sequence GTGGACGGTCCTGAGTTCCGGGACCGGACGCCGCGGCACAGCCGCTCACGAACCACCTGGCGGATCTTCCGCGACCTGGCGGCGGCCGCTGTGATCGCCGGCGCCGCTTTCCTGGCCGCCGGGCTCATCTACGGCGACCCCCGCTTCATGGGACTTTTCGAGGTCAACCGCGGCGCCGGAGCGGACGCCCGGACGGCGGACCCGAACACCGCCCGGCCGGTCACCGGGCAGGCCGGCCACCCACCAGGGGTTCCCGCCGCTGCTCCGGGAATCGACGCTCCCCCGCCGGGGTTCGAGGAACAAGCCGAGCCGCTCGGCCGGCCGGAGACACCGGCTGGCGCCAGCGATTCGTATAACTTCCTTGCCACGAATGACGATGGCAGGCCGGTGGGCTATTCGCCATGCCGCCCGCTGCACTATGTGGTGAATTCCGAACTCGAGCCGGAAGGCGCAGAGCGCCTTGTCGAGGACGCCATCGACTCGATATCCCGCGCGACCGGCATCAAATTCATCAACGACGGCCCCACCACGGAGGCGCCCAGCCAGTCCCGCGCGCCGTATCAGAAGGACGCCTACGGCGAGCGGTGGGCCCCGCTGCTGATCGCGTGGACCACGCCGGAACAGGCGCCGCAGCTCAGGGGTCCCGTCATCGGCACCGGGGGCAGCACGCACTTCAGCTTTGGCGACGGCCCCAGGAGCTTCGTCACCGGCAGCCTCGAGCTCGACGCCCCGCAAATCACCGAGGACCTCCGCCGGGCGGCCGGCGCCGAGTATGCCACTGCCGTGATCCTGCACGAACTGGGCCATGTCATGGGGTTGGAGCATGTGGATGACCCGCTGCAGCTGATGTACCCGGAGATCGGGACCCCCGACGGCCTGGCCGACGGCGACCTGAACGGCCTGCACGAACTGGGCCGCGCGCAGTGCCGCAAGGATTTGTAG
- a CDS encoding MFS transporter — MMTSLSLKSAGLGELGERTLRKVRRRVMPLIVLLYFIAYLDRNNVGFAKLTMSEDIGLTAAAYGLGAGIFFLGYALLEVPSNAGMYRFGARKWLARILITWGIFATAMALVNGETTYYVIRFLLGAAEAGFFPAILFYLTLWFPAAQRVTVLGIFILAQPISNALGAPVSGLLLQMDGIMGLHGWQWLYIIEGIPAILLGILTPILMTDRPRDAKWLNADEREWLTTTMDAELAAKSKGGSHNFLAGLKDKRTLTYSALYFGLVCGIYGLGLWMPTIVAALGKFSTAQVGFIVLIPYSIAAVFVFFWSKRADKTGKRAWHSSVSMVLAGMGLLAAGYLLPVNPILALIALTAAAMGIYGAIAPFLSMPSAALTGAAAASGLALVNSLGNLGGFVAPYAVGLLNDATGNNQSGLLFLSFCLCVTAVATYLYARKRPEGDAALDPAVAAAVAPDAAPAKVS, encoded by the coding sequence ATGATGACTTCACTCTCCTTAAAGTCCGCCGGACTCGGCGAGCTCGGCGAGCGTACGCTCCGCAAGGTCCGCCGGCGCGTTATGCCTCTGATTGTCCTGCTCTACTTCATTGCGTACCTTGACCGCAACAATGTGGGCTTCGCCAAACTGACCATGAGCGAGGACATCGGCCTGACGGCCGCGGCCTACGGTCTTGGCGCCGGTATCTTCTTCCTGGGCTACGCGCTCCTCGAGGTGCCCAGCAACGCCGGTATGTACCGCTTCGGCGCCCGCAAATGGCTGGCCCGCATCCTCATCACCTGGGGCATCTTCGCCACGGCCATGGCCCTGGTGAACGGCGAAACCACCTACTACGTCATCCGGTTCCTGCTCGGAGCCGCTGAAGCAGGCTTCTTCCCGGCTATCCTCTTCTACCTCACGCTGTGGTTCCCCGCCGCCCAGCGCGTCACGGTACTGGGCATCTTCATCCTCGCCCAGCCCATCTCCAACGCCCTCGGCGCCCCGGTCTCCGGACTCCTGCTCCAGATGGACGGCATCATGGGCCTGCACGGCTGGCAGTGGCTGTACATCATTGAAGGCATCCCGGCCATTCTCCTCGGCATACTGACCCCCATCCTCATGACGGACCGCCCCCGCGACGCCAAGTGGCTCAACGCGGACGAACGCGAATGGCTCACCACCACCATGGATGCCGAACTGGCAGCCAAGTCCAAGGGCGGCAGCCACAACTTCCTGGCCGGCCTCAAGGACAAGCGCACCCTGACCTACTCTGCCCTGTACTTCGGGCTGGTCTGCGGCATCTACGGCCTGGGTCTTTGGATGCCGACCATCGTTGCCGCCTTGGGCAAGTTCTCCACCGCCCAGGTCGGGTTCATCGTTCTCATTCCTTACTCCATAGCTGCCGTCTTCGTATTCTTTTGGAGCAAGCGTGCGGACAAGACCGGAAAGCGTGCCTGGCACAGCTCGGTCAGCATGGTTCTTGCCGGCATGGGCCTGCTTGCTGCAGGATACCTGCTCCCGGTCAATCCCATCCTCGCCCTGATCGCCCTGACCGCCGCGGCCATGGGTATCTACGGCGCCATCGCCCCGTTCCTGTCCATGCCGTCCGCGGCGCTCACCGGAGCAGCCGCTGCTTCCGGCCTGGCCCTGGTCAACTCACTGGGTAACCTCGGCGGATTCGTGGCCCCGTACGCAGTCGGCCTGCTGAACGATGCCACGGGCAACAACCAGAGCGGCCTGCTGTTCCTGTCCTTCTGCCTTTGCGTCACGGCGGTGGCCACCTACCTCTATGCACGCAAGCGCCCCGAAGGCGATGCGGCGCTGGATCCGGCTGTAGCGGCCGCCGTCGCCCCCGACGCTGCCCCCGCCAAAGTCTCCTAA
- a CDS encoding VIT1/CCC1 transporter family protein: protein MSQHAKSDPFNPDRHDSEASAEAAGRAGQPDSSPSPADIKRWRQHLADERAEAAVYRDLAQNRTGEERAILLALAEAEGRHEAHWLKLLGDQAGRPRPASLRSQLLGFLARHFGSVFVLALAQRAESRSPYAADPSATPAMVADEQIHEEVVRGLATRGRNRLAGTFRAAVFGANDGLVSNLSLVMGMAASGVGSSVVLLSGIAGLLAGALSMGAGEFISVRSQRELLAATRPTQITLAAAPSLDIEHNELLLVYLARGMSREAAEHRVAERMGLLDCDCDPSLSLHPELPGAQDQHEAVGTAWGAASSSFCFFASGAIVPIIPFLLGMTGLAALAVSAVLVGVALLLTGGIVGLLSGTSPTTRGVRQLAIGMGAAGVTYLLGMAFGAVIA from the coding sequence GTGTCCCAGCACGCCAAATCTGACCCGTTCAACCCGGACCGCCACGATTCCGAAGCCAGCGCCGAAGCGGCCGGCCGCGCCGGCCAGCCGGACTCGTCGCCGAGCCCCGCGGACATCAAGCGCTGGCGGCAGCATCTCGCGGACGAACGTGCCGAAGCCGCCGTCTACCGGGACCTGGCGCAGAACCGCACCGGCGAGGAACGGGCCATCCTGCTTGCCCTGGCCGAGGCCGAGGGTCGCCACGAGGCCCACTGGCTCAAGCTGCTGGGCGACCAGGCCGGCCGTCCCCGCCCCGCATCCCTCCGCAGCCAGTTGCTCGGGTTCTTGGCACGCCACTTCGGTTCGGTCTTCGTTCTGGCCCTGGCCCAGCGCGCCGAGAGCCGCTCGCCGTACGCCGCCGACCCGTCCGCGACCCCCGCCATGGTCGCGGACGAACAGATCCACGAAGAAGTTGTCCGCGGGCTCGCCACGCGAGGCCGCAACCGCCTCGCCGGCACGTTCCGCGCGGCCGTCTTCGGGGCCAACGACGGGCTGGTCAGCAACCTTTCCCTCGTGATGGGTATGGCCGCCTCGGGGGTGGGAAGCTCCGTGGTCCTCCTCAGCGGCATTGCCGGACTGCTGGCCGGAGCACTGTCGATGGGCGCCGGAGAGTTCATCTCCGTCCGGTCCCAGCGGGAACTGCTCGCCGCGACGCGCCCCACCCAGATCACCCTGGCCGCCGCGCCGTCGCTGGACATCGAGCACAATGAGCTCCTGCTCGTCTACCTTGCCCGCGGTATGTCCCGGGAGGCCGCCGAGCACCGCGTCGCCGAGCGGATGGGCCTGCTGGACTGTGACTGCGACCCCAGCCTCTCACTGCATCCCGAGCTGCCCGGGGCCCAGGACCAGCACGAGGCCGTCGGCACGGCCTGGGGTGCGGCGTCGTCGAGCTTCTGTTTCTTCGCTTCCGGCGCCATCGTGCCGATCATCCCCTTCCTCCTCGGCATGACCGGCCTCGCCGCCCTGGCGGTGTCCGCCGTGCTGGTAGGCGTGGCGCTGCTGCTCACCGGCGGCATCGTCGGACTGCTGTCCGGCACGTCACCGACCACCCGTGGAGTCCGGCAGCTGGCCATCGGCATGGGCGCTGCGGGCGTGACGTACCTGTTGGGGATGGCGTTCGGCGCGGTGATCGCTTAG
- a CDS encoding SRPBCC family protein, which translates to MNNRYVVSRSRLVAAAPEAIFEVLASPALHSVIDGSDTVKGAQPRGPERLALGTRFGMEMNVRVDYKILNTVCEFEEGRRIAWRHFYGHVWRYLLEPATDDAGRPGTLVTEQWDARQVRGKFLLRLAGYLRRHPANLEKTLAKLDAYLSAAGHDSDNAAVS; encoded by the coding sequence ATGAACAACAGATACGTCGTGTCCCGCAGCCGCTTGGTCGCGGCCGCTCCGGAAGCCATCTTTGAGGTACTCGCCAGCCCTGCGCTGCACAGCGTGATCGACGGCTCGGACACAGTCAAGGGCGCCCAGCCCCGCGGCCCCGAACGGCTGGCCCTCGGCACCAGGTTCGGCATGGAGATGAACGTCCGCGTGGACTATAAGATCCTCAACACCGTCTGCGAGTTCGAGGAAGGGCGCCGGATCGCGTGGCGGCACTTCTACGGCCATGTCTGGCGGTACCTCCTCGAGCCCGCCACCGACGACGCCGGCCGGCCCGGCACCCTGGTGACCGAACAGTGGGACGCCCGGCAGGTCCGCGGGAAATTCCTTCTGCGGCTCGCGGGTTACCTGCGCCGCCACCCGGCCAACCTGGAAAAGACCCTGGCCAAGCTCGACGCATACCTTTCGGCCGCCGGGCACGATTCTGACAACGCGGCGGTTTCCTGA
- a CDS encoding SDR family NAD(P)-dependent oxidoreductase, whose translation MTSTTFPSERTVVLTGAASVRGIGRAAADRMASEGWSIAILDINAEDAKAAAAEIGSNRAVKAIGVGADVSDEASVDRAITEIEASLPPIVALANLAGISSPTTFMETTVEEWDKVFAINMRGTFIVSQRILKGMIERKLGRIVSISSISAQRGGGTFSKVAYSATKAGILGFTRALAREVGEFGITVNAIAPGPIDTDIMGGTLTDERKAQLSEGIMMGRVGTREEVAALIAFLLGQDSGYITAATYDINGGLQVS comes from the coding sequence ATGACCTCAACCACTTTCCCCTCCGAACGCACCGTTGTCCTGACCGGCGCGGCGTCGGTTCGTGGCATCGGCCGCGCCGCCGCTGACCGTATGGCCAGCGAGGGATGGTCCATCGCCATCCTGGACATCAACGCGGAGGACGCCAAGGCGGCTGCCGCGGAGATCGGCTCCAACCGTGCCGTCAAGGCGATCGGCGTCGGAGCCGACGTGTCCGATGAGGCGTCCGTTGACCGGGCCATCACCGAGATCGAAGCCTCACTCCCGCCGATCGTTGCCCTCGCCAACCTCGCCGGGATCAGCTCGCCGACGACGTTCATGGAGACCACGGTGGAGGAGTGGGACAAGGTGTTCGCCATCAACATGCGCGGAACCTTCATCGTTTCCCAGCGGATCCTCAAGGGCATGATCGAGCGCAAGCTCGGTCGCATCGTCAGCATCTCGTCCATTTCCGCCCAGCGTGGCGGCGGCACGTTCTCGAAGGTCGCCTACAGCGCGACCAAGGCCGGGATCCTCGGGTTCACCCGTGCCCTGGCCCGCGAAGTCGGCGAGTTCGGGATCACGGTCAATGCGATTGCCCCCGGCCCGATCGACACCGACATCATGGGGGGAACCCTCACCGATGAGCGCAAGGCCCAACTGTCCGAGGGCATCATGATGGGCCGGGTCGGCACCCGCGAGGAAGTGGCGGCCCTGATCGCCTTCCTGCTCGGGCAGGATTCGGGCTACATCACCGCGGCCACTTATGACATCAACGGCGGCCTCCAGGTTTCCTGA
- a CDS encoding SRPBCC family protein — protein MTNALKVNVPEGLPFIDYEREFDFPVADVFRAHKEAELIAQWLGPRGYKMDIDHYDFRTGGSYRYSHLAPDGSAYGFSGVFHTVRENEFAIQTFEFDGYPDVVSIEFLTLEDLGGGRTRLTGHSVYPTIEARDGMAQSGMESGMSQGYERLDELLSGAKV, from the coding sequence ATGACCAACGCCCTGAAAGTCAACGTTCCGGAGGGCCTGCCCTTCATCGACTACGAGCGGGAGTTCGATTTTCCCGTTGCCGACGTCTTCCGCGCCCACAAGGAGGCCGAGCTGATCGCCCAATGGCTCGGTCCGCGGGGCTACAAGATGGACATCGACCACTACGACTTCCGGACCGGCGGCAGCTACCGCTACAGCCACCTGGCACCGGATGGCAGCGCCTACGGATTCAGCGGCGTCTTCCACACTGTCAGGGAAAACGAGTTTGCCATCCAGACCTTCGAGTTCGACGGCTACCCGGACGTGGTGAGCATCGAGTTCCTGACCCTGGAAGACCTCGGGGGCGGACGCACCCGGCTCACCGGCCACTCGGTCTACCCCACAATAGAAGCCCGCGACGGCATGGCACAGTCCGGGATGGAGAGCGGTATGTCCCAAGGCTACGAGCGGCTCGATGAGCTGCTCAGTGGAGCGAAAGTTTAA
- a CDS encoding gamma-glutamyl-gamma-aminobutyrate hydrolase family protein: protein MQIPPLPRSSRPRIGIPVRLSGSTDPDPDPRVGEANALFDYIVELVRDGGGEPVLLAAVPAPGELADPDHQALDGVVLPGGGDLDPRLYGEQPGGACYDVNQAQDQLDLGVARQAIDAGLPVLGICRGHQLLNVLYGGTLIQDMTPGPVVHHEPAPVHGAGPWAWHEVEVQPGSKVAALYGSTSGTVTVKIASGHHQAVAQVARGLTVTAVAEDGTIEALEDPDRWVASVQWHPEALELPAAERLAPFRGFVEVCRNSLPR from the coding sequence ATGCAGATTCCGCCCCTCCCCCGCAGCAGCCGGCCCCGCATCGGTATTCCCGTCCGCCTGAGCGGCTCAACGGACCCGGACCCGGACCCGAGGGTGGGTGAGGCCAATGCCTTGTTCGACTACATCGTGGAGCTGGTGCGCGACGGCGGCGGCGAACCGGTGCTGCTTGCCGCGGTACCGGCGCCCGGCGAACTGGCGGACCCGGATCACCAGGCGCTCGACGGCGTCGTCCTTCCCGGCGGCGGCGATCTGGACCCCCGGCTCTACGGCGAGCAACCCGGCGGAGCCTGTTATGACGTCAACCAGGCCCAGGACCAGCTGGACCTGGGCGTGGCACGGCAAGCGATCGACGCCGGGCTGCCGGTGCTCGGGATCTGCCGGGGACACCAGCTCCTCAATGTCCTCTACGGCGGAACGCTCATCCAGGACATGACGCCCGGCCCCGTGGTGCACCACGAGCCCGCCCCGGTGCACGGGGCCGGGCCCTGGGCCTGGCACGAGGTCGAGGTGCAGCCCGGCTCCAAAGTGGCCGCTCTGTATGGGAGCACGTCCGGCACCGTGACCGTGAAGATTGCCTCCGGCCATCACCAGGCGGTAGCCCAGGTGGCCCGGGGACTCACGGTGACAGCGGTGGCCGAGGATGGCACGATCGAGGCGCTGGAGGATCCGGACCGCTGGGTGGCGTCCGTCCAGTGGCACCCCGAGGCGCTGGAGTTGCCCGCCGCGGAGCGGCTGGCGCCGTTCCGTGGCTTCGTGGAGGTGTGCCGCAACTCTCTGCCCCGGTGA
- a CDS encoding MarR family winged helix-turn-helix transcriptional regulator — protein MGIKDDAVEVRAQGWRTLAALHGLIEAELERSLQAEAQLSVVEYTVLDALSRQDGWHMRMQQLARATALSASATTRLVNRLEDRGLLTRILCADDRRGIYTELTPSGIALLEQARPAHDATLERALAQAQEIPELAPLVDALPRLHAGV, from the coding sequence ATGGGCATCAAGGACGACGCCGTCGAGGTTCGGGCGCAAGGCTGGCGGACCCTGGCGGCCCTGCACGGGCTGATCGAGGCCGAGCTGGAGCGCTCGCTGCAGGCCGAAGCCCAGCTGTCCGTGGTCGAGTACACCGTACTGGACGCGCTGAGCCGGCAGGACGGCTGGCATATGCGGATGCAGCAGCTGGCCCGCGCCACGGCCCTGAGTGCCAGCGCCACGACCCGCCTGGTCAACCGGCTCGAGGACCGCGGCCTGCTCACCCGGATCCTGTGCGCCGATGACCGCCGCGGGATCTATACCGAGCTCACCCCGAGTGGCATTGCGCTGCTGGAGCAGGCCCGGCCCGCCCACGACGCCACCCTCGAGCGGGCACTGGCCCAGGCCCAGGAGATCCCGGAGCTGGCGCCGCTCGTCGACGCCCTCCCCCGGCTGCACGCCGGGGTCTGA
- a CDS encoding FadR/GntR family transcriptional regulator: protein MGRRTLVDDLVDGLLADILDGKLQPHEAIPPEADIAKAYDVSRLTVREALKALRAQNILYVKAGRGTFVNPTDNWTGLDAIFKAASYGSGAEQVAVGLIEMRRMVETGAAALAAKRHTSEHAKQMRECIADMKRFHDSGNLDGFVMADIGFHDAVLKASGNPFIRALFAQLGQLLYVKRRETSAVEEIQLHAIEYHQRVMDSILSGDAELARRAMDEHMDQTYRDYERYVHNAAS, encoded by the coding sequence ATGGGCCGCAGGACACTCGTTGACGATCTCGTCGACGGCCTGCTCGCCGACATCCTTGACGGCAAACTGCAGCCCCACGAGGCCATTCCGCCCGAAGCCGACATCGCCAAGGCCTACGATGTCAGCCGTCTCACGGTGCGCGAAGCGCTGAAGGCCTTGCGGGCGCAGAACATCCTCTACGTGAAAGCCGGCCGCGGAACTTTCGTCAATCCAACCGACAACTGGACCGGGCTGGACGCGATCTTCAAAGCCGCCTCGTACGGCAGCGGAGCGGAGCAGGTGGCCGTGGGGCTCATTGAAATGCGCCGTATGGTGGAAACCGGGGCGGCCGCGCTGGCGGCAAAACGCCATACTTCCGAGCATGCCAAACAGATGCGTGAGTGCATCGCGGATATGAAGCGCTTTCATGATTCCGGCAACCTGGATGGCTTCGTGATGGCGGACATCGGCTTCCATGACGCGGTGTTGAAGGCCTCCGGCAATCCTTTTATCCGGGCGCTGTTCGCACAGCTGGGTCAGCTCCTTTACGTGAAGCGGCGCGAGACGTCAGCCGTCGAAGAGATCCAACTGCATGCCATTGAGTACCACCAAAGGGTGATGGACAGCATCCTCAGCGGCGACGCCGAACTGGCCCGCCGCGCCATGGACGAACACATGGACCAGACGTACCGGGACTACGAACGCTACGTGCATAACGCTGCATCCTGA